The DNA window CTATGGCGAGTCGCCCGGAGCGTGGCCCACCGGCACCACTCCCGTCCCGAACGCGTTCTACGGTGGCTACCAGTTCGACGAATGCTTCGTCCGGGAGGCCGATCGGGCCCCGGCGGGTGCTTCGAACCCGGCGGTGACAAACGTGACCGACGTGTTGGACAATTTCGCCACCCACTACACGGATTGGGCGGCGCAGGGCTTCGAGATCGCCGGTTTCGCCTGGTTCCAAGGTTGGAACGACGGCCTCAGCGGTACGGCGGCGTATGCGAACAACTATGAAAAGAACATGGCTCGTTTCATTCGGGAGATCCGCGCCTACTACGAAAGCCGCTATCCGGGTCAGGTCGTGCCCCAGGCACCTTTCGTGATCGCTACCGCGGCCTTCGAAGGATGGGACGAATCTTACCTCAACCAGTACCCGACCCGTCGGGCGGTGATCGATGCTCAGCACGCCGTCAGCACGGACGCGGCGAGCTATCCGGACCTCGCAGGCAACGTGAAGACGATGGAGGCCCGCGGCTTCTGGCGGGACGCGTCCGTTTCCCCGGTTCCCAACGGCAGCCAGGGCTTTCACTACAACCGGCATGCCGAGACCTTCATGCTTGTCGGCGATGCCCTCGGTCGCGGCATGATCGACCTGATCGAGTCCGCCACCCCCGATACCCTCGCTCCCGAGATCACTGGATTGAGCCCGCTCGACAACTCCGTCGATCTGGCAGCGGACATTGATCTGGTGCTCAACTTCAACGAGGCGGTCGCCGCCGGCACGGGCAACATCACGCTCAAGAATCTCACCGATGCCACGCAGTCCACCATCGCGATCACCGATGGCAGCCAGGTTTTCTTCAACGGTTCGTTTCTGACGATCAACCCGACCGCGGATCTCCTCGGAGGCAAGAGTTATGCGGTCCGGATCGATCCGGGTGCGGTTGAGGATCTGTCAGAGAATCCCTTTGCCGGAATCAGCGACGACGTGACCTGGAACTTCACGACGGTGCCGCCCGACCTCACTGCGCCGACCATTTCTGCCCTGAGCCCGGCCGACGATTCCACGGGTGCGGCGGTCGGTTCCAACCTCATCGTGACCTTCGATGAGCCTGTGGTGCTCGGCAGCGGAAACATTACGATCCGGAATCTGAGCAACTCGACGGAGACGGTCATTCCGGTCACGGATGCGGCGAAGGTCGCCCTCGAAGACACGGTCATGACGATCGACCCTTCGGCAAACCTCCCGGGAAACTCGAACCTCGCCGTCCGGATCGATGCCGGGGTGGTGATGGATCCGTCCGGCAACCTGTTCGCGGGGATCACCGATGATGTGACCTGGAACTTTGCCACCGCCGCGCCTCCGACGAGCGCCGAGATCTCGATCGTCAGCGAAGCCGAGGGCTTCCTCGGTTCGGACAAGACCAAGGTTGCCACCACCCACAACGGAACCACCCTGTTGGATTACAACGCCTCGGGTGTCGACAAACTGGTGGTCGCGATCGGCTTCGAGTCGGGGTTCAACAACAACACCGCTACGGTGACCGGGGTGGAGTTCAATGACGTCCCGCTCACCGAGGCGGTTCAGGAGAACGCCCGGACGAACACGAGTTACGACGGAGGCACCGCGGCGATCTTCTATCTCGACGAACCGTTTCAGGGCACCGCCACCTTCACGGTGAGCGTCACGACATCGGGGGGCAGTCCCAATGGCGGTTGGGTTTCGGTCATCGGACTGTCGGGTACGGAATCCGGCTTCGGCGATACCGGGGCGAACTGGTTCACCCAAGCCTCGTCGGGCAATGTTTCCACCAGCCTCACGACCACGGCGGATGACTCTCTGGTGATCGCGATGGTTGAGAACTCCGGACGGCAGAACGGTGCCGGAACCCCGACCGCGGTCTCGCCGCTCATCCTGAGCAACAACGGCACCTGGGGAAGCCAGTGGGGGGGCGGCGCCTCGGGTTACCAGTTCGTGCCAACCGGCGGCACGACGGTCACACCGACCTTCAACACCAATGCGGGCGGCAACATCCATGTCGTTGCCGCCGAGTTCAAGGTGTCGACGGTTCCTCCCAATGCCT is part of the Haloferula helveola genome and encodes:
- a CDS encoding Ig-like domain-containing protein — its product is MRNPILPQALAGVFLVLPSAVHAADTDLDGLDDSVETNTGVYVSPTDTGTDPNDPDSDGDGAGDWYEVATIEAAPTDPQPNAPNDPAITTNIPYPLPAPDASAGATDKPVKVYILSGQSNMVGQGSIGPLGTAGTLETITRNEYKFPNLLDGSAWSVRNDVRYRGVIAATGDSLLTPGHNNGTTLIGPEISFGHVMGYFHDEPVLVIKSSQGGRALGWDFLPPGSVQYTYGSNTFAGYGESPGAWPTGTTPVPNAFYGGYQFDECFVREADRAPAGASNPAVTNVTDVLDNFATHYTDWAAQGFEIAGFAWFQGWNDGLSGTAAYANNYEKNMARFIREIRAYYESRYPGQVVPQAPFVIATAAFEGWDESYLNQYPTRRAVIDAQHAVSTDAASYPDLAGNVKTMEARGFWRDASVSPVPNGSQGFHYNRHAETFMLVGDALGRGMIDLIESATPDTLAPEITGLSPLDNSVDLAADIDLVLNFNEAVAAGTGNITLKNLTDATQSTIAITDGSQVFFNGSFLTINPTADLLGGKSYAVRIDPGAVEDLSENPFAGISDDVTWNFTTVPPDLTAPTISALSPADDSTGAAVGSNLIVTFDEPVVLGSGNITIRNLSNSTETVIPVTDAAKVALEDTVMTIDPSANLPGNSNLAVRIDAGVVMDPSGNLFAGITDDVTWNFATAAPPTSAEISIVSEAEGFLGSDKTKVATTHNGTTLLDYNASGVDKLVVAIGFESGFNNNTATVTGVEFNDVPLTEAVQENARTNTSYDGGTAAIFYLDEPFQGTATFTVSVTTSGGSPNGGWVSVIGLSGTESGFGDTGANWFTQASSGNVSTSLTTTADDSLVIAMVENSGRQNGAGTPTAVSPLILSNNGTWGSQWGGGASGYQFVPTGGTTVTPTFNTNAGGNIHVVAAEFKVSTVPPNAYEIWSALYPTANPDPSLDFDGGGLANAIEWVVGGDPTQGGDDSAHLPAIDAASDPDGKFLFTYRRRDDANADPNTTIAVEFGSTLSGWTTAIHEGPGPQQITITEVPGTPGFTDVTVALPSGLASNGRLFARLMVEVATP